The Stenotrophomonas sp. ASS1 genome segment CACGGTCACGTCCTTGCCGTTGCGCGCGGCCTGGATCAGTGCGTCGACGATCAGCGAATCCTTGCCGGTGCGGTAGAGGGTCTGCTTGATCGCCAGCACGTTGGGGTCGATCGCCGCCTGCCGGATCAGGTCCAGCACTGCGGTGAAGGCATCGAACGGGTGGTGCAGCAACAGGTCCTGGCGCGCCGTGGTCTCGAAGATGCCGTCACTGTCGCGCAGCGTGCGCGGGGTCATCGGCGGGTACTTCAGGTCCGGCTGCGCGATCAGGTCGTACAGCTGGATGATGCGGTTGAGGTTGACCGGGCCATCGATGCGGTACACCGCGTTCTCGGTCAGGCCGAAATTCTGCAGCAGGGTTCGCACGATCTCGCGCGGCATGTCGTGGGCGATCTCCAGCCGCACCGCCGGCCGGTAGCCGCGGTCGACCAGCTCGTCACGCAGTGCCAGCGCCAGGTTCTCCACTTCCTCCTCGTCCACCACCAGCTCGGAGTTGCGGGTGACGCGGAACTGGTAGGCGCCCTGGACTTCCATGCCCGGGAACAGCTCATCGACGAAGGTCGACAGCACCGAGGAAAGGAACACGAAGTTCTGCGGCCCGCCGAGCTTCTCCGGCAGCTGGATGATGCGCGGCAGCGAGCGCGGCGCACGCACGATGGCCAGGTGGCCGGCGCGGCCGAACGCGTCGGTGCCCTTCAGCACCACCACGATGTTCAGCGACTTGTTGAGGATCTTCGGGAACGGGTGCACCGGGTCCAGGCCCAGCGGCGACAGCACCGGCATGATCTCGTTGCGGAAGTACGCACGCAGCCAGCGCTTCTGGCGATCGGTCCAGGAATGGCGGCCGAGCACGCCGATGCCGGCGTCCATCAGCGCCGGGCGCAGCGTCTCGTTCCAGCAGCGGTACTGCTGGTCCACCAGTTCCGCGGCGCGGTCATGGATGGCGTTGAGGATGGCCTGCGGGCTCATCCCGTCCGGCGCCGGCGGCAGGCCGAATTCCTGCGCGTGGCGTACGGCAGCGGCGCGGATCTCGAAGAACTCGTCGAGGTTGGTGCAGGAGATGCACATGAAGCGCAGGCGCTCCAGCAGCGGCACCTGCGGGTCCATCGCCTGGGCCAGCACGCGGAAGTTGAAATCCAGCTGCGACAGCTCGCGGTTGATGTACAGCGCCGGGTCGCGCAACGGATCGTTGTCCGGGCTCACGGGGAGGGGGAGGGATCCGAGGCTGCTCATGGCGTCATTCTTCGATGGAGGTCAGGGGGGCGGACTCGCGCGGGCGCACGTGGTCGGCATCGAAATGGCAGGAGAACACCGAGCCCTTGCCGACCTCGCTTTCAATCTCCAGCCGTGCGTGGTGCAGGCCGAGGATGTGCTTGACGATGGACAGGCCCAGGCCGGTGCCGCCGCTCTCGCGCGAGCGGCTGCTGGACACACGGTAGAAACGTTCGGTCAGGCGCGGCAGGTGGGTGGCCGGGATGCCGTAGCCGGAATCGCGCACCGCCAGCACCGCGCCGTCGCCTTCGCGGCGGAACTCCACCGCGATGCGGCCCCCGGCCGGGGTGTAGCGCACCGCGTTGGTGACCAGGTTGGAGAAGGCGCTGTGCAGTTCCTTGGTCGAACCCTGCAGGTCGACACCGGCGAGGTCGTCGATGCTGATCTGGTGGCGGCCCTGGCTGTGCGCCTCGGCCTCGCGGCGCAGCGTCGCCAGCATCGGCTGCATGGCCACGGTCTCTTCCTCGCTGTGTTCCTGCGATTCGAGGCGCGACAGCGTCAGCAGGTCTTCCACCAGCTGGGCCATGCGCTGGCTCTGCTTGCGCATTTCTTCCAGCATCGGACCGGTGCCCGGGAAATCCTCCGGGTCCATCATGTCCAGGTAACCGTGGACCACGGTGAGCGGCGTGCGCAGTTCGTGTGAAACGTTGGCGACGAAGTCGCGGCGCACCTGTTCCAGGCGCAGCAGCTTGCTGACGTCGCGGGCGATCAGCAGCCAGTAGTCCGAAGAATACGGAATCAGTCGCAGGTTCAGGCGGATCGCAGGATCGACGGGTGAGGGCACGTCCAGGATCGGCTCGGCGTTGCGGCCGCCGGCCAGCCAGTGCGCCAGCGGCATCGGCTGCAGGCGTTCGACCAGCGCCTCGCCGAGGTCGCCCGGATGATGCAGGCCAAGCAGGGCGGTGGCCGCTTCGTTGAACCACTGCACGCGCTGGCTGTTGCGGTCCAGCACCACCACCGCATCGGGAAGTGCGGCGGCCGCAGCGCGATAGCTGCGCAGCATGTCCAGCAGGCGGCGCTTGCGCACGCGCATTTCCACCTGGTTGCGGTACAGCAGGCGGTCCAGCTCGTTCCAGACGCCGGTGCCTTCTTCGGCGGTATCCCAGCGCTGGCGCGCGGTCAGGCGCCGCAGCACGCTGCGCAGTCGCCAGTAATGCCATGCCAGCGTGGCCAGCGCGCCCAACGCGATGCACAACCACAGATGGCCCGTGAACCACCCCACCAGTCCGGCGAACAGCAGTACCGCGGCAACGGTGGCCAGGGTCTTCAACCAGGCAGAGCGGATGTGGCGGGGCATTGCGATCTCGTCGTTGAGGTGCGGCGGTTCACTGGGGTGAACCGAGGGTTATAGCAGAGTTGCCGGCGCCGGCACCCGCAGGTGCGTGGCGCCGGCACGACGAGGCTCAGGTAGCAGTGGAGAAGCGGTAGCCGGCGCCGCGCACGGTCTGCACCATGTTTTCGGCGTTGAACGGTTCCAGCGTCTTGCGCAGGCGGCGGATGTGCACGTCGATGGTGCGCTCCTCCACGTACACGCTGCCGCCCCACACATGGTCCAGCAGCTGGGCGCGGGTATAGACGCGCTCCGGGTGGGTCATGAAGAAGTGCAGCAGGCGGTATTCGGTCGGGCCGATCGGCACCGGCTGGTCGTTGGCGAACACGCGATGGGCGGCGCCGTCGATGCGGATC includes the following:
- the phoR gene encoding phosphate regulon sensor histidine kinase PhoR — its product is MPRHIRSAWLKTLATVAAVLLFAGLVGWFTGHLWLCIALGALATLAWHYWRLRSVLRRLTARQRWDTAEEGTGVWNELDRLLYRNQVEMRVRKRRLLDMLRSYRAAAAALPDAVVVLDRNSQRVQWFNEAATALLGLHHPGDLGEALVERLQPMPLAHWLAGGRNAEPILDVPSPVDPAIRLNLRLIPYSSDYWLLIARDVSKLLRLEQVRRDFVANVSHELRTPLTVVHGYLDMMDPEDFPGTGPMLEEMRKQSQRMAQLVEDLLTLSRLESQEHSEEETVAMQPMLATLRREAEAHSQGRHQISIDDLAGVDLQGSTKELHSAFSNLVTNAVRYTPAGGRIAVEFRREGDGAVLAVRDSGYGIPATHLPRLTERFYRVSSSRSRESGGTGLGLSIVKHILGLHHARLEIESEVGKGSVFSCHFDADHVRPRESAPLTSIEE
- the ppk1 gene encoding polyphosphate kinase 1, whose translation is MSSLGSLPLPVSPDNDPLRDPALYINRELSQLDFNFRVLAQAMDPQVPLLERLRFMCISCTNLDEFFEIRAAAVRHAQEFGLPPAPDGMSPQAILNAIHDRAAELVDQQYRCWNETLRPALMDAGIGVLGRHSWTDRQKRWLRAYFRNEIMPVLSPLGLDPVHPFPKILNKSLNIVVVLKGTDAFGRAGHLAIVRAPRSLPRIIQLPEKLGGPQNFVFLSSVLSTFVDELFPGMEVQGAYQFRVTRNSELVVDEEEVENLALALRDELVDRGYRPAVRLEIAHDMPREIVRTLLQNFGLTENAVYRIDGPVNLNRIIQLYDLIAQPDLKYPPMTPRTLRDSDGIFETTARQDLLLHHPFDAFTAVLDLIRQAAIDPNVLAIKQTLYRTGKDSLIVDALIQAARNGKDVTVVVELRARFDEEANLGLADRLQEAGVQVVYGVVGYKTHAKMLLIVRREGRKLRRYVHLGTGNYHSGTARAYTDISLITADADIGNDVHLLFQQLSGLASKMKLKRLLQSPFTLHTGILGRIERETRIAAAGRPARIIAKMNALNEPQVVRALYAASQAGVQIDLIIRGACTLRPGVPGISDNIRVRSIVGRFLEHSRVYWFGNDGAPEMYCASADWLERNLLRRVETCFPILDPELAKRVYREVLQNYLDDNLNAWELDADGIYHKRAPAHDEAPHSAQMALMQGL